The segment AGCCCGGCCTGACCTACGCCAACCCCGCCACCACCGACCGCAAGACGGCGTTCGCCGACTTCGCGGCTGGCAAGACAGCGATGCTCAACGGGCACCCCTCCCTGATTCAGATGTCCAAGGACGGCAAGGTCGACTACGGTGTCGCGCCGATCCCCGGCAAGGCGGGGGCGCTGAAGTCCACCCTCGGCGTGGCCGACTGGATGATGGCCTTCAAGGACGGCGGACACAAGGAAGAGGTCCGCAAATTCCTCGACTTCGCGTACTCGAAGGAGAACACGCTGAAGTTCGACGAGATGTACAACCTGATGCCGGTCACCAAGGACACGCTCCAGGAGATGACCGCCAACGGCAAGCACAAGGACCTGGAGCCGTTCTTCGCCGTCCTGCCGAACGCGGTCTTCTACCCGCTGGGCGACACCACCTGGGACACGGTCTCCGCAGAGATCAAGAAGAGCGGCGGCACCGCCGTGAACGACCCGGCGAAGGTGCTGGCCGAGCTGCAGAAGAAGGCCGAGACCGCGGTCGCCGACAAGTAGCCCTCCGCACCGCACCGTCACGGAAGGCACCCCTCGTGTCCCCCAAAGCATCCGCTGCCGCCCGCCCCGCCCGCAAGGGCCGGGGCGGCCTGGCCCGCCTCGGCCCGCTGCCCTGGATCGGTCCTGCCGTCCTGCTCATCGTGGTGGTCGTGCTCTGGCCCGTCTACGAAATGGTCCGGACGTCGTTCCTGAGAATCAGCAGCAGCGGGTTCGTTCGCGGCTCGGCCGGATTCGACAAGTACAAGCAGCTGTTCGAGGAGCCGTCGTTGCCCTCGGTCGTCGCGGCGACCGTGGTGTGGACGCTGGTCGTGGTCACCGCCACGATGCTGATCTCACTGGCGCTGGCCCAGCTGTTCAACCAGAAGTTCCCCGGTCGCCGCGTGACCCGCTGGTCACTGATCGCGCCATGGGCCGCCTCCGTGGTGATGACCGCCATCGGTTTCAAATGGATGCTCAACCAGACCGCCGGCGTGCTCAACACCGCGATGACGGACCTCGGCCTCATCGAAGGTCCCCAGGACTGGCTGGGCGACCCGTCCACGGCCTGGCCTTGGATGATGTTCGTCGCCGTCTTCGTCTCACTGCCGTTCACGACCTACACCCTGCTCGCCGGGCTGCAGACCATCCCCGCCGAGGTCTACGAGGCCGCCAAGGTCGACGGCACCAACGCCTGGCAGACCTACCTGCGGATCACCCTCCCGCTGCTGCGGCCGGCGCTGCTCGTCGGCATGGTCATCAACCTGATCAACGTCTTC is part of the Streptomyces sp. NBC_00250 genome and harbors:
- a CDS encoding carbohydrate ABC transporter permease, which gives rise to MSPKASAAARPARKGRGGLARLGPLPWIGPAVLLIVVVVLWPVYEMVRTSFLRISSSGFVRGSAGFDKYKQLFEEPSLPSVVAATVVWTLVVVTATMLISLALAQLFNQKFPGRRVTRWSLIAPWAASVVMTAIGFKWMLNQTAGVLNTAMTDLGLIEGPQDWLGDPSTAWPWMMFVAVFVSLPFTTYTLLAGLQTIPAEVYEAAKVDGTNAWQTYLRITLPLLRPALLVGMVINLINVFNSFPIIWSMTRGGPDSDTATTTVFMYQLKNSDIGQSAAMSVVNFALVVVMVALFLKASRWNQEESR